In Plasmodium gaboni strain SY75 chromosome 14, whole genome shotgun sequence, one genomic interval encodes:
- a CDS encoding putative autophagy-related protein 12 — MTENYIQYIPVFEKKPDMREILINRRNQKIKIVFKCISGTTILKKNKVLINGNETFSSLLIFLKRIFNKNDNIYLYINNNIKPNLDDYIYDLYDLYQISGSLNISYSFTPAY; from the exons atgaCAGAGAATTATATACAGTATATACCAgtatttgaaaaaaaacCTGATATGCGTgaaattttaattaatcGACGAAACCAAAAGA TTAAAATTGTTTTTAAATGCATAAGTGGTACGAcaatattgaaaaaaaataaagtgCTCATTAATGGAAATGAAACTTTTTCTTCCTTATTGATATTCCTCAAGAGAATATTcaataaaaatgataatata tatttatatatcaacaataatataaaacCGAACCTTGACGATTATATTTATGACCTCTATGAT TTGTATCAGATATCAGGGAGTTTGAATATATCATATAGTTTTACGCCAGCATATTAA
- a CDS encoding hypothetical protein (conserved Plasmodium protein, unknown function): protein MSDLSCLHKFVNIHTEIFVQSFYAIIESSQIECLECPVEKTSTDNFLLKIYFNNIINSIRTFFLINCFGTVGCILHNNKIEEKKKVIFLGREDKCKNIIENEGPNMSEYIKEQKKSYANDNINDSEKENSSPSYSYDFNQQEDINAYLKMNDTQFNNYEKDKNINNKLYNDEYMFLKKCERVHSLRKELENATLKYSTIPIFDNEHLGSFNKRNA, encoded by the exons atgAGTGATTTAAGTTGTCTACATAAATTTGTTAATATACATACAGAAATTTTTGTACAGAGCTTTTATGCAATTATAGAAAGTTCACAA ATAGAATGTCTTGAATGTCCAGTGGAAAAAACGAGCACggataattttttattaaaaatttattttaacaATATA ATAAATAGCATAAGAACCTTTTTCCTCATAAATTGTTTTGGCACTGTGGGATGTATTcttcataataataaaatagaagaaaagaaaaaagtTATCTTTTTAGGAAGAGAAGACAAGTgcaaaaatataatagaaAATGAGGGACCCAATATGAgtgaatatataaaagaacaaaaaaaaagttatgcgaatgataatataaatgatagTGAAAAGGAAAATTCATCTCCTTCATATTCTTATGATTTTAATCAACAAGAGGACATCAATGCTTATCTAAAAATGAATGATACCcaatttaataattatgaaaaagacaagaatattaataataaattatataatgatgaatatatgtttttaaaaaaatgtgaaAGGGTACATTCTCTTCGTAAAGAATTAGAAAATGCAacattaaaatattctaCAATACCAATATTTGATAATGAACATTTAGGGTCTTTTAACAAAAGAAATgcataa
- a CDS encoding putative mediator of RNA polymerase II transcription subunit 6: MGDINYYESRLRKDNKIEYVDNIFLSKYMLNNIENAMQYFYTCPFYTLRSKMSLNEKIRTGRIINDDDEGYIFNIVYDNLNILKENEPSDIVSMHIYYNTNSIFHICLSQKYKMNNINCTKIIQYFCIVNGKIYSMRNIQKVLMKNIK; encoded by the coding sequence ATGGGagatataaattattacGAATCCAGATTAAGAAAGGATAACAAAATAGAATAtgttgataatatatttttatccaagtatatgttaaataatatagaaaatgctatgcaatatttttatacttGTCCTTTTTATACATTAAGGAGTAAAATGAGTTtgaatgaaaaaataagaactggaagaattataaatgatgatgatgaaggatatatatttaatatagtatatgataatttgaatattttaaaagagAATGAACCAAGTGATATTGTATCtatgcatatatattataatactaatagtatatttcatatatgtttaagtcagaaatataaaatgaataatataaattgtACTAAAATTATTCAATATTTCTGTATTGTTAatggaaaaatatatagtatGAGGAATATACAGAAGGTCTTaatgaagaatataaaataa
- a CDS encoding hypothetical protein (conserved Plasmodium protein, unknown function), with amino-acid sequence MSNKLKQNNIKSEEKVFDFDVNKLTSKFDMNSYNEDYVITNNILKYHMKSIDICNYEKNKIYDKKELDVYKEKIISKYNVHYYPYELYFNSYKNIYQEEKVLLNVPKAINKTIQKENDNENEKENEDKDENEEKEKHKEENISNACDEEIAMEDDYIFDYNRSDDDLENDDHDENVI; translated from the exons ATGAGTAATAAATTAAAGCAGAACAACATCAAATCGGAAGAAAAAG TTTTTGATTTTGATGTGAACAAGCTTACTAGCAAATTTGATATGAACAGTTATAATGAAGATTATGttattacaaataatattttaaagtATCATATGAAAAGTATAGACATATGTAATTAtgagaaaaataaaatatacgataaaaaagaattgGATGTAtacaaagaaaaaataatttcaaaatataatgtCCATTATTATCCTTAcgaattatattttaattcttataaaaatatttatcaaGAAGAAAAAGTTCTTTTAAATGTACCAAAAGCAATCAATAAAACAAttcaaaaagaaaatgacaacgaaaatgaaaaagaaaatgaagacaaagatgaaaatgaagaaaaagaaaaacataaggaggaaaatatatcaa aTGCTTGTGATGAAGAAATAGCCATGGAAGACGACTATATTTTCGATTACAATAGAAGTGACGATGATTTAGAAAATGATGATCATGATGAAAACGTCATTTAA
- a CDS encoding hypothetical protein (conserved Plasmodium protein, unknown function), protein NKLETVMNIINKDDDKYILDNFNIILDNLSYLKNCLNSYREVKNVLDPHLNLLVHSFLDFLKKSFKNVEYIICHYKKNLNEEEKKRNENDNINVEINKYNNNNNNNNNNGDVNINCDSLKICRERQFNFDLSKQKLIGGNNCNNNTVEDTEKGIYSMMNIDSVANKENIKNKIYSHNDDYSYITCMNLKRNLKSKYSDDEMLNIYIIIKEIYKYYNTLISVRGEKKIKSLFTCNSFYLYNIVDLLLLLKREEKIFEYISNLVYNKTGETNSWVFSYILIIWLSFCLYIPFKLIDIDKDMLNKIEEIYYYYIKKNEKSKEACSILYPNFLRRPDVYESKIYFYHFFLISKEIIMKLIYIDSEKDKSKELKDESFYIITNKELPSYCDNMKFNNIILHGILLTHKRVLKRVEKKILLNYKKFYNYFLIQNYKYLDFTETSKALKILCLGYYALLFLEKNEDYNDVTKRHDETNHNVNCNNDILNKRKEETKNENNIYKLNKKGTLFKSNICFNSLDYEHIYKDHPLFHTLPMYLNINDAFIEYKRAHENKHLDMLGEKNFKIKSSLKKEKDNIKTSDNMIVHYNYNNTTDIEQNKCDDDVIYPDKKNNNININSYSNIYYKPSYQEQLEHIKIVGAKKFICESHIIEILNIFFFYFNDKNSYIRWCLSKSFGNIMIYLNIDNINVVINNFDDYTKFNDYNILCTINYTLFHFLFNKNIISLHILNYLLKKIIYSLYSDNVKIYPSAFVLLYSLFKYNKYIKMNFHNNVTSINYFLFHLIFIKLIIFSLFEDNINIRKSAMSLLQIYIGKFNFFYELKYKNIFDNNNTQMEHTYINNNNTEVGHTYLNNNNTEVGHTYLNNNNNICDNNLVANIPLKNNVHNHEEKKNINSYFTDKAKGNLNNLLEHNIYITNSINNQEHFFDRMLDFINLFFNHSDISTYYENVRNMSNGFLDNSRINIPLIKYTIDNKNINIDDNKNINMDDNKNINMDDNKNIHIDDNTNCLNIFYERNHKYMNKIKRDIFNKNIELLQTCNFNELINLKKSIIIKTKMVCNFFLYKYPIIYHLYSNKLFHENVNVRLLSSESLSNLCVVDCDYFIYVVLPFLIKKSYEENVLIKHGSIICISKILLKLKKRINENLQNDIKNIIIYSEKKRIYKYKKGEILRHSLCLLIQSICQCNYFLVKKNTCTFFKDILNNNLFHYNEIIQFEASKIFYYLPIYLLSKQHTIEFIYQVFFNIIKKKNNFLHLKGYFILLCFVNDTIIPHVCHELVQLFYYILKKNSTLYKTKHKYFIKHKKENIQNVNEEYTNDYNDIKKDVHFFKKINFESYPIDYNMKIFCLLSLFNVVNNLRNIYISDFLKVYTKCTINFKGLIKTINPKIHKKKNINNINIQDMDHFSNSTNESNDMDNCYYEMENNKIDCLKKKASYLNGSGNNSSNGKELEDNLKNDRLYKNNNINNNNNNNNSNSNNNNKIDDKNFCVEKDLVGINYNELTIPLNVSYHKKKRRKRNTSFYIKKDINFIKKEINWDNVLEKSKKKNGGIHSDILEYKLNINKITKILILYLQEYVYENDIGDSHIFVREICLGLTIFLLTSYPLYFFKKRNKNVHNVKNIENIENIENVINTYKNNIKDNNDDISLYKVDTCSCEEKLNYPNEKSSDKNKNMFLSKNYFYEQFESDNSYEDEDEEHVSDKKGTDDILKNEKETYSIYILYNIKKKYINILIQLLLKLLCEKNMRTHKMCLFLLNYLYNYAIFNTKEKRMDTFSFHNVFNKYCHDFSYELFLKKKIDDNIRKSKMNIYNYLNTYSDNIYNVFENIIIHTCDYYQPLYLKENKDQNIEFEKENIHNNPCCCMYEEEITSLFLNKNYKFNLIKTIFNKINNFIYLYNYALKYASSSIFHKNKYISTRKGLIKGHTEIDNMDGCDKMNNMNNMNDNLDSECKNNCGFNIITENEKNDDLCFDSIFDNIQINNDFIDEMNMSENEEQITIEEEGLIKDVHFLLDKAKKNISVVKCLEYNETYLYKHIFYLLFLNKYNYYIINGFFNSLCYYSSYSEYSNYEYTNMIKKGKEKSIEFLFLEFLQTYKNIYTFGYIRDDILFLYIRYYKKYYVNYDYSIVDNIIYQYNNNKNKKSQKILLYPYKDKYENILDNEENENIHMDENMKNVFNKCDNFSNSSNYMENYFSLFNYNMHDINLKEIISLEKKCTHFNYSYNIFNNYNIYFDGNIILFYNNVDCDNINKSLQKKKRIKENKKIKKEQHEKIELLPYVNICLIKILYFLNNFNLVQLEIFLKSVNSFIKSSTMNNFAAYTFLHFFLLSLDKYNSFALIKTISEVIINIFMCPTIHNNIKRLAMFLILQLLVHRYPKIREFTNEYFYANINFISPSEFKHYLFNSYEDLESIISILINTQFSIMLKKENCHIKLAVEEISTLLNIPY, encoded by the exons AATAAATTAGAAACGGTTATGaacattataaataaagatgatgataaatatattttagataattttaatataatattagataatttatcttatttaaaaaattgCTTAAATAGTTATAGAGAAGTAAAAAATGTTCTGGATCCTCATTTGAATTTATTAGTACATTCATTCTTAgattttttgaaaaaatcatttaaaaatgttgagtatattatatgccattataaaaaaaatttaaatgaggaagaaaagaaaagaaatgaaaatgataatataaatgtagaaataaataaatataataataataataataataataataataatggtgatgttaatattaattgtgatagtttaaaaatatgtagAGAAAGACAATTTAATTTTGATTTAtcaaaacaaaaattaataggtggaaataattgtaataataatacagTTGAAGATACagaaaaaggaatatattCCATGATGAATATAGATAGTGTAGCgaataaagaaaatattaagaaCAAGATTTATTCTCATAATGATgattattcttatataacATGTATGAATTTGAAAAGAAATTTAAAAAGTAAATATTCTGATGATGAAATGTTAaatatctatataataattaaagaaatatataaatattataatacaCTTATATCAGTGAGAGgagagaaaaaaataaaatctCTTTTTACATgtaattctttttatttatataatattgttgatttattacttttattaaaaagagaagagaaaatatttgaatatataagtaATTTAGTATACAACAAAACAGGTGAAACCAATTCTTGGgttttttcatatattttaataatatggttatctttttgtttatatataccttttaaattaatagATATAGATAAGGATAtgttaaataaaattgaagaaatttattattattatataaaaaaaaatgaaaaatcAAAAGAAGCCTGttctatattatatccAAATTTTTTACGTAGACCTGATGTGTATGAAtctaaaatatatttttatcatttctttcttatttctaaagaaataataatgaaattaatatatatagattCAGAAAAGGATAAAAGTAAAGAATTGAAAGATGaatcattttatattattacaaataaGGAACTTCCTTCTTATTGTGACAATATGAAgtttaataatataattttacaTGGTATTTTATTAACACACAAAAGGGTATTGAAGAGAGtagaaaagaaaatacTTTTAAACTACAAAAAGTTTTATAATTACTTTTTAATACagaattataaatatttagaTTTTACTGAGACTTCAAAAGcattaaaaattttatgtTTAGGTTATTATGCATTATTATTcttagaaaaaaatgaagattATAACGATGTGACAAAAAGACATGATGAAACGAATCATAATGTGAATTgtaataatgatatattaaacaaaagaaaagaagaaacaaaaaatgaaaataatatatataaacttAATAAGAAAGGTACTTTATTCAAATCaaatatttgttttaataGTTTAGAttatgaacatatatataaagatcATCCACTTTTTCATACGTTACCTATGTATCTAAATATCAATGATGCTTTTATAGAATATAAGAGAGCTCATGAAAATAAACATTTGGATATGTTGggagaaaaaaattttaaaattaagagtagtttaaaaaaagaaaaagataatataaaaacaagtgataatatgattgtacattataattataataatactaCTGATATTGAGCAGAATAAATGTGATGATGATGTAATATATCctgataaaaaaaataataatattaatattaatagttatagtaatatatattataaaccAAGTTATCAAGAACAATTAgaacatattaaaattgTTGGTGCAAAAAAATTCATTTGTGAAAGTCATATTATTGAAATacttaatatattttttttttattttaatgataaaaatagtTATATTAGATGGTGTTTATCAAAAAGTTTTGgtaatattatgatatatttaaatatagataatattaatgttgttattaataattttgatgattatacaaaatttaatgattataatatactATGTACAATTAATTATACTTTattccattttttatttaataaaaatattatttcactacatattttaaattatctattaaaaaaaataatatatagttTATATTCAGATAatgttaaaatatatcCTAGTGCctttgtattattatatagcttatttaaatataataaatatataaaaatgaattttcataataatgTGACTAGTATTaattactttttatttcatcttatatttattaaattgattattttctcattatttgaggataatattaatattagAAAATCAGCAATGTCCTTATTACAGATATATATAGGAAAatttaatttcttttatgaattaaaatataaaaatatattcgATAATAATAACACACAAATGgaacatacatatattaataataataacacAGAAGTGGGACATACATAtcttaataataataacacAGAAGTGGGACATACATAtcttaataataataataacatttgtgataataatttagTTGCAAATATTCccttaaaaaataatgtacATAATcatgaagaaaaaaaaaatattaattcatattttaCAGATAAAGCAAAAGGAAActtaaataatttattagaacataatatatatataacaaatagTATAAATAATCAGGAACATTTTTTTGATCGTATGCTTGATTTTATTaacttattttttaatcATTCAGATATAAGTACTTATTACGAAAATGTTAGAAATATGTCAAATGGATTTTTAGATAATTCTAGAATAAATATTCCattgataaaatatactattgataataaaaatattaacattgatgataataaaaatatcaatatggatgataataaaaatatcaatatggatgataataaaaatatccATATTGATGATAATACCAATTGtcttaatattttttatgaaagaaatcataaatatatgaacaaaataaaaagagatatttttaataagaatattGAATTATTACAAACGTGTAATTTTAAcgaattaataaatttaaaaaaatctattattattaaaacaaaaatggtgtgtaatttttttttatataaatatccaattatttatcatttatattcCAATAAATTATTCCATGAGAATGTGAATGTACGATTATTGTCTTCTGAATCCTTATCTAATTTATGTGTTGTTGATTGtgattattttatttatgttgttcttccatttttaataaaaaaaagttatgAAGAGaatgttttaataaaacatggatctataatttgtatttcaaaaatattattaaaattaaagaaaCGAATTAATGAGAATTTacaaaatgatataaaaaatattattatctatagtgaaaaaaaaagaatttataaatataaaaaaggagAAATCTTAAGACATTCtttatgtttattaatTCAAAGTATATGTCAATGTAACTATTTTcttgtaaaaaaaaatacttgcacattttttaaagatatattaaataataatttatttcattataatgaaattaTTCAATTTGAAGCTTccaaaattttttattatttgcctatatatttattaagTAAACAACATACTAttgaatttatatatcaagtattctttaatattattaaaaaaaaaaataattttcttcatttaaaaGGATATTTTATACTCTTATGTTTTGTCAATGATACTATTATTCCACATGTATGTCATGAACTTGTACaacttttttattatattctaaaaaaaaattcaacCCTTTATAAAACcaaacataaatattttattaaacacaaaaaggaaaatatacaaaatgtCAATGAGGAATATACCAATGATTAcaatgatataaaaaaagatgttcatttctttaaaaaaattaactTTGAAAGTTACCCCAttgattataatatgaaaatcTTTTGTTTACTTTCACTCTTTAATGTTGTCAATAACTtaaggaatatatatatatctgATTTCTTGAAGGTTTATACTAAATGTACCATAAATTTTAAGGGTTTAATTAAAACCATAAATCCAaaaattcataaaaaaaaaaatataaataacataaatattcaGGATATGGACCATTTCAGTAATAGTACAAATGAAAGTAATGATATGGACAATTGTTATTATGAAatggaaaataataaaatagattgcttaaaaaaaaaagctAGTTACCTGAACGGTTCAGGTAATAATTCATCAAATGGAAAAGAATTGGAggataatttaaaaaatgatagattatataaaaataataacataaataataataataataataataatagtaatagtaataataacaataaaattgatgataaaaatttttgtGTTGAAAAAGATTTGGTGGgtattaattataatgaacTAACAATTCCTTTAAACGTTTCATATcataagaaaaaaagacgaaaaagaaatacgagtttttatataaaaaaagatatcaattttataaagaaagaaataaattGGGATAATGTTTTAGAAAAAAgtaaaaagaaaaatggAGGTATTCATAGTGATATACTTGAGTacaaattaaatataaacaaaataactaaaatattaattttatatttacaagaatatgtatatgaaaatgatatagGGGATTCTCACATTTTTGTAAGAGAAATATGTTTGGGATTAACCATATTTTTGTTAACATCTTATCcgttatatttttttaaaaaaagaaataaaaatgtgcataatgtaaaaaatatagaaaatatagaaaatatagaaaatgttataaatacatataaaaacaacattaaagataataatgatgatataagTTTATACAAGGTGGATACATGTTCATGtgaagaaaaattaaattatccaaatgaaaaatcttcagataaaaacaaaaatatgtttttaagtaaaaattatttttatgaacaATTTGAATCTGATAACAGTTATGAAGATGAGGATGAAGAACATGTTAGTGATAAGAAAGGAACagatgatatattaaaaaatgagaaagaaacttattctatatatattttatataatataaaaaagaaatatattaatatacttattcaattattattaaaattattatgtgAGAAAAATATGAGAACACATAAAATgtgtttatttttattaaattatttatataattatgcTATATTTAATACTAAAGAGAAAAGAATGGATACTTTTTCTTTCCATAAtgtatttaataaatattgtCATGATTTTTCCTATGaattatttcttaaaaaaaaaattgatgataatataagGAAAAGcaaaatgaatatatataattatttaaatacTTATTCtgataatatttataatgtgtttgaaaatataattattcatacatgtgattattatcaaccattatatttaaaagaaaataaggaccaaaatatagaatttgaaaaagaaaatatacataataatcCTTGTTGTTGTATGTATGAGGAAGAGATTACTTccttatttttaaataaaaattataagtttaatttgataaaaacgatatttaacaaaattaataattttatatatttatacaatTATGCATTAAAATATGCTAGCTCTTCTATATTTcataagaataaatatatatccaCGCGAAAGGGGTTAATTAAAGGTCACACTGAAATAGATAATATGGACGGCTGTgataaaatgaataatatgaataatatgaatgataatTTAGATAGTGAATGTAAGAATAATTGTGGGTTTAATATAATCACggaaaatgaaaaaaatgatgattTGTGCTTTGATTCAATTTTTGACAacatacaaataaataacgATTTTATCGACGAAATGAATATGAGTGAAAATGAAGAGCAGATTACCATAGAAGAAGAAGGATTAATAAAAGATGTTCACTTTCTTTTAGATaaagcaaaaaaaaatattagtGTAGTTAAATGTTTAGAATATAATGAGACATATTTGTATAAgcatatattttacttattatttttgaataaatataattattatataattaatgGTTTCTTTAATAgtttatgttattattcTTCTTATAGTGAATATAGTAATTATGAATACACGAATATGATTAAGAaaggaaaagaaaaatctattgaatttttattcttaGAGTTTTTACAAAcatataagaatatatatacctttGGATATATTAGAGATgacatattatttttgtatatacgatattataaaaaatattatgtaaattatgattattctattgttgataatataatttatcaatataataataataaaaataaaaagtcccaaaaaatattattatatccatataaagataaatatgaaaaCATATTAGAcaatgaagaaaatgaaaatattcacatggatgaaaatatgaaaaatgtTTTTAACAAGTGTGataatttttctaattcttcaaattatatggagaattatttttctctttttaattataatatgcacgatataaatttgaaagaaataatatcattagAAAAGAAGTGTACGCACTttaattattcatataatatatttaataattataacatttattttgatggaaatataattttattttataataatgttgattgtgataatataaataaaagtttacaaaaaaaaaaaagaattaaagaaaataaaaaaataaaaaaagagcaacatgaaaaaattgaattattaccatatgtaaatatatgtctaattaaaattttatatttcttaaataattttaatttagtacaattagaaatatttttaaagagtgttaattcatttattaaatcatCTACAATGAATAATTTTGCAGCATATACTTTtctacatttttttcttctatcactggataaatataattcatttgCTCTTATTAAAACAATATCTGAggttattataaatatttttatgtgtCCAACCATTcacaataatataaaacGATTGGCTATGTTCTTGATTCTTCAATTATTAGTACACAG GTATCCCAAGATTCGAGAATTTacaaatgaatatttttatgcaaatataaatttcaTATCTCCTAGCGAATTTaaacattatttatttaatagTTATGAAGATTTAGAAAgtattatttctatattgATAAATACTCAATTTTCAATTATGCTAAAGAAAGAGAATTGTCATATAAAATTAGCAGTAGAAGAAATATCGActcttttaaatattccATATTAA
- a CDS encoding hypothetical protein (conserved Plasmodium protein, unknown function) encodes MSRIKDKSITRSKNKKYGPNIKSCSEEKKDILVKNSSSIKNIKKGFLIDEDNIINKIKELNIILLQNKDEIENLKQENESYVTQITNFMNKCKELQNICNDKDNILFKYKQEEKNLLKLIDTYKKEKEELQNEIEKLQNNIHSTNVQLSIQNNEISILKNEIKEKDKNIDELNINIKHSEDKILKLINENNKNKEDVNNNIMKQNKINEHINEKENVIKALEEKIQKCNKAIKDKIEENETNKKKIQQQTEKITYINEKIQYLEREQKNDKDKIKKYIEKIKALKKTSTIMEEKNKAAKIDEQNKQKNQQEEIYNSQVYNINKKKNKKGIKNITMNKSNKMNNLNMNGKNISINEKNTCKARSTSNSSSDSTDTSDEEMVSFSYKYNIIKNKINTPQK; translated from the exons ATGAGCCGCATAAAAGACAAAAGCATAACACgttcaaaaaataaaaaatatggtccaaatataaaat CCTGTTcagaagaaaaaaaagatatcCTTGTAAAAAACAGCTCCAGCattaaaaacataaaaaagGGATTCTTGATAgatgaagataatataattaacaaaataaaagaGCTAAATATAATTCTGTTACAAAATAAAGACGAAATAGAAAATCTGAAGCAAGAAAATGAATCATACGTTACACAA ATAACCAATTTTATGAATAAGTGCAAAGAACtacaaaatatatgtaatgataaagataatatactttttaaatataaacaagAAGAAAAGAATCTTTTAAAACTAATAGatacttataaaaaagaaaaggaaGAATTACAAAATGAAATAGAAAAACTACAAAACAACATACATTCTACAAATGTACAACTGTCGatacaaaataatgaaataagtatattaaaaaatgaaataaaagaaaaagataaaaatattgatgagctaaatataaatataaagcATTCAgaagataaaatattaaagcttataaatgaaaataataaaaataaagaagatgtaaataataatataatgaaacaaaataaaataaatgaacacattaatgaaaaagaaaatgttattaaagcattagaagaaaaaatacaaaaatgtaataaagCTATTAAGGATAAAatagaagaaaatgaaactaataaaaaaaagatacAACAACAAACTGAAAAAATAacttatataaatgaaaaaatacAATACCTAGAAAgagaacaaaaaaatgataaagacaaaattaaaaaatatatagaaaaaattaaagcATTAAAAAAGACAAGTACTATTAtggaagaaaaaaataaggCAGCCAAAATAgatgaacaaaataaacAGAAAAATCAACaagaagaaatatataactCACAAgtatataacataaataaaaaaaaaaataaaaaaggtatcaaaaatattactaTGAACAAATctaataaaatgaataatttaaatatgaatggaaaaaatatatcaattaatgaaaaaaatacttGTAAAGCTAGAAGTACTAGTAATAGTAGTAGTGACAGTACTGATACGAGTGATGAAGAAATGGTTAGCTTCtcatataaatacaatataataaaaaataaaataaatacaccacaaaaatga